A stretch of Candidatus Bipolaricaulota bacterium DNA encodes these proteins:
- a CDS encoding glycosyltransferase family 1 protein: protein MKNIAIDVRCLLEERLTGVGEYTFNLLKSIFDIDRNNQYFLFYNQSEPFLGHIKKLEAENVTLCGFKIPNKFLNLSLGVFGRPFLDSLVETQCKTKIHQFFFPNINFLSVSPLCKYMVTCHDLSFEIFPYFFSTRQKLWHKAVRPKRIFERAEKIISVSANTKKDLIQEYNLNPNKIEVIHSGIDINLDKSKNGEIKRKYDLPERYILSLGTLEPRKNIETLIQAFAMLKKQTEAPHKLIIAGGKGWKYKKIFELAAKTDLAKDIIFIGYIPASDKPNILALADVFVYPSFYEGFGFPPIEAMASRCPVISSHVASLPEICENAALLIDPYSIVDLFFAMKEVLRDKNLRVSLIGKGFVQSSKFSWPEAAEKFLKLIN from the coding sequence ATGAAAAACATCGCCATCGACGTTCGGTGCCTCCTGGAGGAGCGGCTGACCGGCGTCGGAGAATACACTTTTAATCTTTTAAAGTCGATTTTCGATATTGATCGCAATAATCAATATTTTTTATTTTACAATCAAAGCGAGCCGTTTTTGGGGCATATTAAAAAGCTGGAAGCTGAAAACGTCACGCTCTGCGGATTCAAGATTCCCAATAAATTTTTGAATTTGTCGCTAGGGGTGTTCGGCCGGCCTTTTTTGGATTCGCTGGTCGAGACTCAATGCAAGACTAAAATTCATCAGTTTTTTTTCCCCAACATCAATTTTTTGTCGGTATCCCCGCTATGCAAATATATGGTCACTTGCCATGATTTATCTTTTGAAATTTTTCCGTATTTTTTTTCAACCAGACAAAAATTATGGCACAAGGCGGTCAGGCCAAAAAGAATCTTCGAGCGCGCGGAAAAAATAATTTCGGTTTCCGCCAACACTAAAAAAGATTTGATTCAAGAATACAATTTGAACCCCAATAAAATAGAGGTTATTCATTCGGGCATTGATATTAATTTGGACAAGTCAAAAAACGGAGAAATAAAAAGAAAATACGATTTGCCCGAGCGCTACATTTTGAGCTTGGGCACTCTGGAGCCCAGAAAGAATATTGAAACGCTCATCCAAGCGTTTGCCATGCTCAAAAAGCAAACCGAGGCGCCTCACAAATTGATTATCGCCGGCGGCAAAGGCTGGAAGTACAAAAAGATTTTCGAGCTGGCCGCGAAAACAGATTTGGCCAAAGATATAATTTTTATCGGCTACATTCCGGCGTCGGACAAACCCAATATTTTGGCGCTGGCCGATGTTTTCGTTTATCCGTCTTTTTACGAAGGTTTCGGTTTTCCGCCCATTGAAGCCATGGCTTCGAGATGTCCGGTTATTTCCAGCCATGTGGCCTCGTTGCCGGAAATTTGCGAGAACGCGGCGCTGTTGATCGATCCTTACAGCATAGTGGATTTGTTTTTCGCCATGAAGGAAGTTTTGCGAGACAAAAATTTGAGAGTCAGTCTGATCGGCAAAGGGTTCGTGCAATCTTCGAAATTTTCGTGGCCGGAAGCGGCGGAGAAATTTTTAAAATTGATAAATTAA
- a CDS encoding DUF4012 domain-containing protein produces the protein MAKSAKIKKTTGVKKAKIKKPVEKASAKKNSAKKTVKKKIAAKTKPVKSKKRVVTKKRTVSPIKASKRTELAKKDSSKELAKLIAGEAMSDIGADFILNKASLEKKDRPNVFVYNKPQPKVSAHLLDLKNRIEIIEEETDSFTISRDTCDDFAPVKLLKEELSEQFTKPKLFILPLGWVKALAGFIVFSLIVAGPIQAFGNYYKLNKTKESVIGLATGGLNDLKTAQDSAAGKNLAKAGQYFSSAGGNFSSAKEQLDDINVLLQPILKMIPVEGKTLGDAENLLIVGENLSVLGRSISEIFDFFYNDSSSITVKIARIKEDSANLLPIAEETAEKIKKINPNAVPEENKEQFEQAKELIEKFVADLKTIDSLSDFLLEVLGDSQKKRYLVVFQNDRELRPTGGFIGSYAMVDIYQGEIKNIDMPGGGSYDLQGGLLEKIIPPKPLLLINNRWEFQDSNWFFDFPSSARKMAWFYEAAGGQTVDGVIAINAGLIEELLAYLPPIDLSEYGKSINADNFIDEIQKSVELEYDRSINRPKQILSDMAPKFLEAIFEAKENNLMNIAQTLNRSFAKKDIMMYLDDPEMETAVMDYNWAGEVKETSMDYLAVVAANIGGQKTDGAIKQDMELVSSIDNRGFIINHLTVKRRHNGSPDNVFENATNRVYLKIYVPQGSQIINSSGFSKIDAGEFFPLAAGAKQDEFLSDEERLIGVDKLSGLQIYEEEGKTVFADWVETKVGEESQIEISYMLPWQLTMPEKSEGLGAIFNSLFKKDQEANYYSLLIQKQSGAKSRLSASVILPGKQQITWTYPQDFILDGKSKGTLNADLDTDQMIGLVFEPQKN, from the coding sequence ATGGCAAAGTCGGCCAAAATAAAAAAAACAACCGGAGTCAAAAAAGCTAAAATAAAAAAACCGGTTGAAAAAGCTTCGGCCAAAAAAAATTCGGCGAAAAAAACGGTTAAGAAAAAAATCGCGGCCAAAACAAAACCGGTCAAATCCAAAAAAAGGGTTGTGACAAAAAAAAGGACTGTCTCGCCGATTAAAGCAAGCAAGCGGACAGAGCTGGCCAAAAAAGATTCGTCGAAAGAATTGGCCAAATTGATCGCCGGCGAAGCGATGTCTGACATCGGCGCTGATTTTATTTTAAATAAAGCTTCTTTGGAGAAAAAAGACAGGCCGAATGTTTTCGTTTACAATAAACCTCAACCGAAAGTATCAGCGCATTTGCTTGATTTGAAAAACAGAATAGAAATTATCGAGGAAGAGACGGATTCTTTCACGATTTCTCGCGATACTTGCGACGATTTCGCGCCGGTCAAATTATTAAAAGAAGAATTAAGCGAGCAATTCACCAAACCCAAGCTTTTCATTTTGCCGCTCGGCTGGGTAAAGGCTTTGGCCGGATTTATTGTTTTTTCATTGATCGTGGCCGGTCCCATTCAAGCTTTCGGCAATTATTATAAATTGAATAAAACTAAAGAAAGCGTGATCGGCTTGGCCACGGGCGGTTTGAATGATCTGAAAACGGCTCAGGACAGCGCGGCCGGGAAAAATTTGGCGAAAGCGGGACAATATTTCAGTAGCGCCGGCGGCAATTTCAGTTCTGCAAAAGAGCAATTGGACGATATCAATGTTTTGCTCCAACCGATTTTGAAAATGATTCCCGTCGAAGGCAAGACTCTCGGAGACGCCGAGAATTTATTGATCGTGGGAGAAAATTTATCGGTTTTGGGCCGATCGATCTCGGAAATATTCGATTTTTTTTACAATGACTCGTCGTCAATCACGGTAAAAATCGCCCGCATTAAGGAAGATAGCGCGAATCTTTTGCCGATCGCCGAGGAGACCGCGGAAAAAATAAAAAAAATAAATCCGAACGCGGTGCCGGAAGAAAACAAAGAACAATTCGAACAGGCCAAAGAATTGATTGAAAAATTCGTCGCCGATTTGAAAACGATAGATTCATTATCCGATTTTTTGCTGGAAGTTCTCGGCGATTCGCAGAAAAAAAGATATTTGGTGGTTTTCCAAAACGATCGCGAGCTCAGACCGACCGGAGGATTTATAGGCAGTTACGCGATGGTGGACATATATCAAGGCGAAATTAAGAATATCGACATGCCCGGCGGCGGTTCGTATGATTTGCAAGGCGGCTTGCTGGAAAAAATCATCCCGCCAAAGCCCCTTTTATTGATCAATAATCGTTGGGAATTTCAGGATTCGAATTGGTTTTTCGATTTTCCTTCTTCCGCGCGAAAAATGGCCTGGTTTTACGAAGCGGCCGGCGGACAGACCGTGGACGGAGTCATCGCGATCAACGCCGGATTGATCGAGGAATTATTGGCGTATTTGCCGCCGATCGATTTATCGGAATATGGCAAATCAATCAATGCCGACAATTTTATTGACGAGATTCAAAAATCAGTGGAACTCGAATACGATCGGTCGATAAACAGGCCAAAGCAGATTTTGTCCGACATGGCGCCGAAATTTCTTGAAGCCATTTTTGAGGCCAAAGAAAATAATTTGATGAACATCGCTCAAACCTTGAACCGGAGTTTCGCGAAAAAGGACATCATGATGTATTTGGACGATCCCGAGATGGAAACGGCGGTCATGGATTACAATTGGGCGGGCGAGGTAAAGGAAACGTCCATGGATTATCTGGCCGTGGTGGCCGCCAATATCGGCGGTCAGAAAACCGACGGGGCGATCAAACAAGACATGGAATTGGTTTCGTCAATCGACAATCGCGGATTCATTATCAATCATTTGACCGTTAAAAGACGCCATAACGGCTCGCCGGACAATGTTTTTGAGAACGCGACCAACAGAGTGTATTTGAAAATTTACGTGCCTCAGGGCAGTCAAATCATTAATTCCTCAGGTTTTTCCAAAATTGATGCCGGAGAATTTTTTCCATTGGCCGCGGGCGCGAAGCAAGACGAGTTTTTGTCCGATGAAGAAAGATTGATCGGCGTGGACAAATTATCCGGCTTGCAAATTTACGAAGAAGAAGGCAAAACCGTGTTCGCTGATTGGGTGGAAACTAAAGTCGGCGAGGAGTCGCAAATTGAAATTTCGTACATGCTGCCTTGGCAATTAACCATGCCGGAAAAGTCCGAGGGCCTCGGCGCGATTTTCAATTCGCTTTTCAAAAAAGATCAAGAAGCGAATTATTATTCTTTGCTGATTCAAAAACAATCGGGCGCGAAAAGCCGGCTCAGCGCTTCGGTGATATTGCCGGGCAAACAACAAATAACTTGGACATACCCTCAGGATTTTATTTTGGACGGTAAATCAAAAGGAACGTTAAACGCGGATCTGGACACCGATCAAATGATCGGTTTGGTATTCGAACCTCAAAAAAACTAA
- a CDS encoding adenylosuccinate synthetase, whose translation MTYKEREAMMPNLRGRFILLSDLTFGDNGKGSVSLRLAQLMKQSHNPRIKWAIRPNGGGNAGHSYRDSFGRLQKSHYLPLAVFDPDITAILAAGMVIDPVALKKEMTDLRAQGVNVSPTLIDGRAQVVLPIYRSVEAAIEILMGNDRIGTTGSGIGPTYAMQAFRVGPTFFELLESGDKAEQRLKLAYDLANAILRGCGRPEEKCEVDNVIDSVRKLGGRVTDTLRVIDEIKRNGDIGLIEPGQGALLDRLFGTYPYVTSSSTTAAGLIAQAGLTIMDIAFTIGVSKLYATRVGGGPFPGEDKSDTGESLRQRGAEFGVTTGRPRRCGPLNLPLLRQGIRLCAPNFLCFTKLDVLDSQPKIPVVDTWQLRGERFAYPPARIADWDLCEPDVVNFNGWKSGTGAARSFSQLPDEAQDFLLGVTNSSTSHFPDAQLGIITCGERLEQMVVTDAFRNFLNR comes from the coding sequence ATGACATACAAAGAAAGAGAGGCCATGATGCCTAATCTTCGCGGCAGGTTCATTTTACTCTCCGATTTGACGTTCGGAGACAACGGCAAAGGGTCTGTCTCTCTGCGTCTGGCTCAGCTGATGAAGCAGAGCCACAACCCGCGCATCAAATGGGCCATTCGGCCCAATGGCGGCGGCAATGCCGGCCATTCGTACAGAGACAGCTTCGGTCGACTCCAAAAAAGCCATTACCTGCCGCTGGCCGTGTTCGATCCCGACATCACGGCCATTTTGGCAGCTGGCATGGTCATCGACCCAGTCGCGCTGAAAAAAGAAATGACGGACCTGCGCGCCCAAGGAGTCAACGTCTCGCCAACCTTGATCGACGGTCGCGCTCAAGTCGTTTTGCCGATCTATCGTTCGGTCGAAGCGGCCATCGAAATTCTCATGGGCAATGACCGTATCGGCACCACGGGCAGCGGCATCGGCCCGACCTACGCCATGCAGGCATTCCGGGTCGGACCGACATTCTTTGAACTGCTTGAGAGCGGCGACAAAGCTGAACAGAGGCTCAAGCTGGCGTACGACCTCGCCAACGCCATCTTGCGCGGCTGCGGCCGGCCCGAAGAAAAATGCGAAGTGGACAATGTCATTGACTCCGTCCGAAAGCTGGGCGGTCGCGTCACGGACACCTTACGAGTAATCGATGAAATCAAACGCAACGGCGACATCGGCCTGATCGAACCGGGCCAAGGAGCTCTGCTTGATCGGCTGTTCGGGACGTACCCGTACGTCACTTCGTCATCAACGACCGCAGCCGGCCTGATCGCGCAAGCGGGATTGACGATAATGGACATCGCGTTCACGATCGGAGTATCCAAGCTCTACGCCACCAGAGTCGGCGGCGGGCCTTTTCCCGGCGAAGACAAATCCGACACCGGAGAGTCTCTGCGACAACGCGGCGCGGAATTCGGCGTCACCACCGGACGCCCTCGACGTTGCGGCCCGCTCAATCTCCCGCTCCTTCGACAAGGAATTCGGCTCTGCGCGCCGAACTTCCTGTGCTTTACGAAACTGGACGTGCTCGACAGTCAACCTAAAATCCCGGTCGTGGATACCTGGCAACTTCGCGGCGAGCGCTTCGCGTACCCGCCCGCTCGCATTGCTGACTGGGACCTGTGCGAGCCCGACGTTGTCAATTTCAACGGCTGGAAAAGCGGGACGGGCGCGGCCAGAAGTTTCAGTCAACTGCCGGACGAGGCGCAGGACTTCCTGCTTGGAGTCACAAATTCCTCGACCTCACACTTCCCGGACGCGCAGCTTGGCATCATCACTTGTGGCGAGCGCCTCGAGCAGATGGTCGTGACCGACGCTTTTCGTAACTTCCTCAACCGCTAG
- a CDS encoding glycosyltransferase family 1 protein — MRIGIDARMYGSQQTGIGNYIKNLTEALFEIDRKNEYVLFLREPQFSEYQIPYANVKKAKVTPRWYGYGEQLILPFQLMREKIDIIHFPHFNSPLFYFKPSVVTIHDVTPYHFPGHRMSSWLRRAGFRLIFKNSVKRARQVICVSQSTKNDVIKYFHVPEDKLLVTHLGVKKHFRKIENHGIINKLKEKYGIKKPFIFYVGVWRNHKNLPGLLKAFQLLKTRYKLDYQLVLGGNEDPHYPEVRQTWEKLGLAKDIVLPGFIPEKELPLFYNAAAAYVIPSFIEGFGLIGIEAMACGAPVVSSNTSSLPEVLGDVAEYFNPEDENEMARKIFEVLTDNDKRSKMVAKGFEQIKKYSWEDCARKTLDVYERIYKNK; from the coding sequence ATGCGCATAGGCATTGACGCTCGAATGTACGGCAGTCAGCAGACCGGCATCGGCAATTACATTAAAAATCTGACCGAGGCGCTTTTTGAAATCGATCGAAAGAACGAATACGTTTTGTTTTTGAGAGAACCGCAATTTTCCGAATATCAAATCCCTTATGCGAACGTTAAAAAAGCCAAAGTCACCCCGCGTTGGTACGGTTATGGAGAACAGCTGATTTTGCCTTTTCAATTGATGAGGGAAAAAATCGATATCATCCATTTCCCGCATTTTAATTCTCCGCTTTTTTATTTCAAACCGTCCGTGGTCACCATTCATGATGTGACCCCTTATCACTTCCCGGGACATCGCATGTCGTCATGGCTTCGGCGAGCCGGATTTCGGCTGATTTTCAAGAATTCGGTCAAAAGAGCCCGCCAAGTCATCTGCGTGTCGCAAAGCACAAAAAACGATGTGATCAAGTATTTTCACGTTCCTGAGGATAAGCTGTTGGTAACTCACCTGGGGGTAAAAAAGCATTTTCGAAAAATTGAAAATCATGGTATAATAAATAAGTTGAAAGAAAAATACGGGATAAAAAAGCCCTTCATTTTTTACGTTGGCGTGTGGAGAAACCATAAAAATTTGCCGGGCCTGCTGAAAGCTTTTCAATTGCTTAAAACGCGATACAAATTGGACTATCAATTGGTGCTGGGCGGCAATGAAGATCCTCATTATCCGGAGGTTCGCCAGACTTGGGAAAAATTGGGTCTGGCCAAGGACATTGTTTTGCCCGGATTCATTCCGGAAAAGGAATTGCCTCTTTTTTACAATGCCGCGGCCGCTTATGTCATTCCTTCGTTCATCGAAGGATTCGGTCTGATCGGCATTGAAGCCATGGCCTGCGGCGCGCCGGTCGTTTCTTCAAACACCAGCAGTTTGCCCGAAGTTTTGGGAGACGTGGCCGAATATTTCAATCCCGAAGACGAAAATGAAATGGCGCGAAAAATATTCGAAGTTTTAACGGACAATGACAAGCGTTCAAAAATGGTTGCCAAAGGGTTTGAACAAATAAAAAAATATTCGTGGGAAGATTGCGCTCGAAAGACGCTGGACGTTTACGAACGGATTTATAAAAATAAATAA
- a CDS encoding sugar transferase, with product MIKKSELIFVLIRLATDYILLLLAAITAYFLRFKQEITEIRPVIFDLPFDKYIIAALVVSVVWILFFFISRLYNFKKPTLTDELARIFMACSTGMAAIIIYMFFVRELFESRFIVLAAWILSIVYIVLGRFIIRMIQNHLYKTGWGTNKVVLVGYNAYTQTIKDTINKESSLGLKIIGQIKEIDSTAFDKLVEWHKKYFIDEIIQSDPNISRKDSIKLLNFAKYNHIVFKYAAGPFEARSTNIESHMIGGIPVIEIKKTPLDGWRKIIKRTADIVFSFILLLLLSPILLLTALAIKITSRGPIIYKNERVGQYGNKFFVYKFRSMYNEFSTDENTKAGKKALEYENKLIKEQRASRGALYKIKKDPRVTKVGKFIRKFSIDELPQFFNVLIGNMSLVGPRPHQPREVANYSQEQTRTLDIKPGLTGLAQISGRSDLPFDEEAKMDIYYIENWSYRLDLWIFLKTPWVVLKGLSAI from the coding sequence ATGATAAAAAAATCCGAATTAATTTTCGTCCTTATTAGGTTGGCGACAGACTATATTTTATTGTTGCTGGCCGCCATTACCGCGTATTTTTTAAGATTCAAGCAAGAAATTACCGAGATAAGACCGGTAATTTTTGATTTGCCTTTTGACAAATACATTATCGCGGCGCTCGTCGTCTCCGTCGTCTGGATTCTTTTCTTCTTTATAAGCAGACTTTACAATTTCAAAAAACCGACCTTGACCGATGAATTGGCGCGCATTTTCATGGCTTGTTCCACGGGCATGGCCGCCATTATCATTTACATGTTTTTCGTGCGAGAACTCTTTGAATCCAGATTCATTGTTCTGGCCGCCTGGATATTGAGCATTGTCTATATCGTGCTGGGCAGATTTATCATCAGAATGATTCAAAATCATTTGTACAAAACGGGCTGGGGCACTAACAAAGTCGTGCTGGTAGGCTATAACGCGTACACCCAGACGATCAAAGACACGATAAACAAGGAATCTTCGCTCGGACTCAAAATCATCGGACAAATCAAAGAAATCGATTCGACGGCCTTCGACAAGTTGGTCGAATGGCACAAAAAATATTTCATTGACGAAATCATTCAATCCGATCCCAACATTTCCAGAAAAGATTCCATCAAACTTTTGAATTTCGCCAAATACAATCACATCGTTTTCAAATACGCGGCAGGCCCTTTTGAGGCCAGGTCCACGAACATCGAATCCCACATGATCGGAGGCATTCCCGTGATTGAAATCAAAAAAACTCCGCTCGACGGCTGGAGAAAAATCATTAAGCGAACCGCGGACATTGTTTTCTCATTCATTTTATTGCTACTGCTTTCCCCCATTTTATTGTTGACAGCTCTGGCCATTAAAATCACGTCGCGCGGCCCGATAATTTACAAAAATGAAAGGGTCGGACAATACGGCAATAAATTTTTCGTTTACAAATTCAGATCCATGTACAATGAATTCAGCACGGATGAAAATACCAAGGCCGGAAAAAAGGCGCTTGAGTATGAAAATAAATTGATCAAGGAACAACGGGCGTCGCGGGGCGCGTTGTATAAAATCAAAAAAGATCCGCGAGTGACCAAGGTCGGCAAATTCATCAGAAAGTTCAGCATTGACGAATTGCCGCAATTTTTCAATGTGCTGATCGGCAACATGAGCCTGGTCGGCCCGCGTCCTCATCAGCCCCGAGAAGTGGCCAATTATTCTCAGGAGCAAACTCGAACCTTGGATATAAAACCCGGATTAACGGGTCTGGCTCAAATCAGCGGACGATCGGATCTGCCCTTTGACGAAGAAGCAAAAATGGACATCTATTATATTGAAAATTGGTCATATCGCCTTGATTTGTGGATTTTCTTGAAAACGCCATGGGTGGTGCTAAAAGGTTTATCGGCCATTTAA